The Acidobacteriota bacterium genome has a segment encoding these proteins:
- a CDS encoding class I SAM-dependent methyltransferase: MQHTAPVGCVHAWPAGLSMSLIRKEIEQHYSEVQESERLSSGVGELERLRTEEILAAHLPPPPAVIYDVGGAAGVYAFPLAKRGYTVHLVDPVDLHLEQARALASSSGVALASINLGDALLLGAPALTADAVLLFGPLYHLVDRSERIEALREAFRILKPGGVMFAAAISRFASLIDGSVEGFLQDPEFREIVAADLASGQHRNPTGNPAYFTTSYFHRPEELETEVAEAGFQNARALAVEGPVWSAARFNKAWKDETQRKTLLEFLAIVEQEPSIRGASAHLVAVAERPKLRGPE; this comes from the coding sequence ATGCAACACACTGCCCCGGTGGGATGCGTGCACGCGTGGCCTGCGGGACTATCAATGAGCCTGATTCGCAAAGAAATCGAGCAACATTATTCGGAAGTGCAGGAGTCGGAGCGGCTATCGTCAGGTGTTGGCGAGCTGGAACGGCTTCGCACTGAAGAGATTTTGGCAGCGCACCTTCCGCCGCCGCCGGCCGTAATCTACGATGTGGGCGGAGCGGCCGGGGTCTACGCTTTCCCGCTGGCGAAACGGGGATATACGGTCCACTTGGTTGATCCTGTGGATTTGCACCTGGAACAGGCGCGCGCACTGGCTTCATCTTCAGGCGTGGCGCTGGCGTCAATCAATTTGGGCGATGCTCTGCTGCTGGGCGCGCCCGCCCTGACGGCCGACGCCGTTCTCCTCTTTGGACCTCTCTATCATCTCGTCGACAGGTCGGAGCGGATCGAGGCTCTTCGCGAAGCATTCCGCATCCTCAAGCCCGGCGGGGTTATGTTCGCCGCCGCAATCTCCCGCTTTGCCTCTCTCATCGACGGGTCGGTGGAGGGCTTTCTCCAGGACCCGGAATTTCGAGAGATCGTTGCGGCAGACCTTGCGTCCGGCCAGCATCGCAACCCGACGGGCAATCCTGCCTATTTCACAACTTCGTACTTCCACCGCCCCGAAGAATTGGAAACGGAAGTCGCGGAAGCGGGCTTTCAAAACGCACGAGCGCTCGCTGTGGAAGGTCCCGTGTGGAGCGCTGCTCGATTCAATAAGGCGTGGAAAGACGAAACCCAGCGCAAGACCCTTTTGGAGTTCCTGGCGATCGTTGAACAGGAGCCCTCGATACGAGGAGCCAGCGCCCACCTCGTTGCCGTTGCCGAGCGGCCAAAATTGCGGGGACCGGAGTAG
- a CDS encoding efflux RND transporter periplasmic adaptor subunit translates to MSNLKRAWTVRHTALFIILALSIGLAGCSSDTPQQHTRAESDAPPGNQFILPPNSQGVVTAVVKPGTLPEYLEIPAHIAPDPTRVVRVYSPVGGRLVAFKVTPGAWVNKGETLAILDSSDVSTDVAAFTKAKADLELKRTALERASDLYGHKAIALKDLQQAQADFAMSQAELQNAQRQLRILGVNPDSNSGQVRVAAPRSGVVLEISATAGEYSKSLDSSQPLCVLADLGTVWVVGDLLEKDLSYVKTGDPATLTLVAYPEKTWRGRVSLISSTVDPITRTLHLRVALKNEGGRLRPDMFGTLKLLRSTHVGFAVPATAVVREGDSNYIYVQQAPGRYAPQAVTLGGPTGDGQVEILSGLKPSETIVIEGAVLLRTATP, encoded by the coding sequence ATTTCAAACTTAAAGAGGGCATGGACCGTGAGGCATACGGCTCTGTTTATTATTCTGGCACTTTCTATAGGACTGGCTGGGTGTTCCAGCGACACACCGCAGCAACACACCCGCGCGGAAAGCGACGCTCCGCCGGGCAACCAGTTCATCCTCCCGCCGAATTCTCAAGGCGTGGTGACTGCGGTCGTCAAGCCGGGAACGTTGCCGGAGTACCTGGAAATCCCGGCGCACATTGCGCCGGACCCCACTCGTGTGGTCCGTGTCTACTCGCCTGTGGGAGGCCGGCTGGTCGCATTCAAAGTGACCCCTGGCGCGTGGGTAAATAAAGGTGAAACGCTCGCCATTCTCGACAGCAGTGATGTGTCAACGGATGTGGCGGCTTTTACCAAGGCAAAGGCCGATCTGGAATTGAAACGAACGGCGCTCGAACGCGCCTCAGATTTATACGGGCACAAGGCCATAGCGCTCAAGGACCTCCAACAGGCCCAGGCGGATTTTGCCATGTCCCAGGCCGAACTTCAAAACGCGCAGCGGCAGTTGAGGATTCTGGGCGTCAATCCAGATTCCAACTCTGGTCAGGTCCGGGTGGCCGCGCCGCGCTCCGGAGTGGTTCTCGAGATTAGTGCGACTGCCGGAGAATACTCCAAATCCCTGGATTCCTCTCAACCCCTATGCGTTCTCGCAGACTTGGGGACCGTCTGGGTGGTTGGCGATCTGCTGGAAAAGGATCTCTCCTATGTCAAGACCGGCGATCCCGCCACGCTGACGCTTGTGGCATATCCAGAAAAAACCTGGCGGGGGCGTGTCAGCTTGATTTCGAGCACAGTCGATCCCATCACCCGGACGCTGCATCTGCGGGTGGCACTGAAGAATGAGGGCGGCAGGCTGCGCCCGGATATGTTCGGCACACTGAAACTGCTGCGTTCCACCCATGTTGGCTTTGCCGTTCCCGCGACGGCTGTGGTCCGCGAAGGAGATTCAAATTACATCTACGTGCAGCAGGCACCTGGCCGCTATGCACCCCAGGCTGTGACGTTGGGCGGGCCGACTGGAGATGGCCAGGTGGAAATTCTTTCGGGCCTCAAGCCATCCGAAACCATCGTGATAGAAGGAGCGGTCCTGCTCCGGACTGCAACGCCATAG
- a CDS encoding efflux RND transporter permease subunit, which translates to MHTLVRNLLRYRALVLLGLAAWLAAGAYFLLRLDIEAYPDPTPPLVEFITQNPSWSAEEMEQQVTIPIETALFGIPHLLYVRSISLFGLSDVKLYFSYGTDFFRDRQEAFDRLQGLTLPDNLSPQWSPWSPVGEIYRYFLDGPGYSLNELTATQDWYVRRQLKQVPGIIDVVTFGGTVKQYQAEIDPQRLLQFNVTLPQVLNAIAASNANVGGNYLALGSQNVNVRGIGLLQEPDQMKRVLVAEHNGVPVYLSDVADIREGHQPPLGRVGVDRNSNEVEGIVYLDRGEPSLPALRALRQKIAGLNGGLLPRGMKIRTLYDRTTLIHITTRTVKHLVLMGLVFVTAILLVLLGDNHMALVTAMTIPFALLFAFALMVLTGNSANLISIGAIDFGILVDTAVVVLENIHRQLHEAPEASSRFDVIASATADSARPVLFSTLVILVAFIPLFTMKGVPGKIFSPMSITYGFALTGALLFAVFFAPVLASFRRGKSAPGTGDTLVVKWARRGYSGALPLVLKRPWVVLACAGVLLGITVILLPSVGGEFMPKLEEGNLWIRATLPQDVSFEYGAKMANQIRTILMSFPEVMNAVSQEGRPNDGTDVTTFNNLEFYVPLKPESQWPHGVGKPALIRQVNERLSSIPGVVFNFSQNIEDNVEEAMSGVKGENSLKLFGNDIQILAAKAQEIRDIMAKVRGVTDLAVLPELGQPDLVIRIDRTACARYGLMASDVNAVVQAAIGGQSVTQILEGDQRFDFVVRFLPQFRQNPEVIRQILLPTADGGRVPLGQVAYVGLREGAFMIYRENGQRYVPIKFSIRGRALTDAMGDLQQQLKKAHLPQGYHYEWAGEYQSLKTEQHRLAIIVPISLLLILALLYALFNSWCDALIVMVILPFGAIGGVFSLLFTHTPFSVSAAVGFTSALGVGTLGGCVFLSGIRLAVKSGGLSPDAIFKGALTEMRPILMACLAAGLGLLPAAISSGIGAQAQQPLARVVVGAMITTTLAILLLIPVLVSLTGSFSPGEFAKND; encoded by the coding sequence ATGCATACCTTGGTTCGCAACCTTCTTCGTTATCGCGCACTGGTCCTTTTAGGATTGGCCGCCTGGCTTGCTGCTGGCGCCTATTTCCTGCTGAGGCTGGACATCGAGGCGTACCCGGACCCTACTCCGCCTCTCGTCGAATTCATCACGCAAAACCCCTCCTGGTCCGCCGAAGAGATGGAGCAGCAGGTCACCATTCCGATTGAGACGGCGCTGTTCGGTATTCCTCACCTGCTGTACGTGCGCTCCATCAGCCTTTTTGGACTGAGCGATGTGAAGCTTTACTTCAGCTATGGCACAGACTTTTTCCGGGACCGGCAGGAAGCTTTTGACCGCCTGCAAGGGTTGACCCTTCCCGATAATTTGTCTCCCCAATGGTCACCATGGTCGCCCGTCGGTGAGATTTATCGCTATTTCCTCGATGGGCCTGGTTATTCCCTCAACGAGCTGACGGCAACGCAGGACTGGTACGTGCGCCGGCAACTCAAGCAGGTTCCGGGAATTATCGATGTCGTCACCTTTGGCGGCACAGTGAAGCAGTACCAGGCTGAGATTGATCCCCAAAGGCTCTTGCAGTTTAACGTGACGCTTCCGCAGGTGCTTAATGCCATTGCCGCCAGCAACGCCAACGTGGGCGGCAATTATCTCGCTCTTGGCAGTCAAAATGTTAACGTGCGCGGCATCGGCTTGCTTCAAGAGCCTGACCAAATGAAGAGGGTCCTTGTCGCCGAGCACAACGGCGTCCCGGTTTACCTGAGCGACGTTGCCGACATTCGCGAAGGCCACCAGCCCCCGCTTGGGCGCGTGGGGGTCGACAGGAATTCCAATGAGGTGGAGGGAATCGTTTATCTGGATCGTGGAGAGCCATCGCTTCCTGCTCTTCGCGCTTTGCGCCAGAAGATCGCCGGGCTGAATGGCGGCCTGCTCCCCCGCGGGATGAAGATTCGGACGCTTTACGACCGCACCACCCTCATCCACATCACCACCCGTACGGTGAAGCATCTGGTTCTGATGGGTTTGGTCTTTGTGACGGCAATTCTCCTGGTGTTACTGGGAGACAACCACATGGCCCTGGTCACGGCAATGACCATTCCCTTCGCACTCCTGTTTGCATTTGCCCTGATGGTGCTGACAGGAAACTCCGCCAACCTGATCTCCATCGGTGCCATCGACTTCGGGATTCTGGTAGATACGGCAGTGGTGGTCCTTGAAAACATTCACCGGCAGCTCCATGAAGCACCGGAAGCAAGTTCCCGTTTCGACGTGATTGCGTCAGCTACGGCTGATTCCGCACGGCCCGTGCTGTTTTCAACCCTGGTCATTCTTGTAGCTTTCATCCCTCTCTTCACCATGAAAGGTGTACCGGGAAAAATTTTTTCGCCCATGTCCATCACTTACGGGTTTGCGCTGACTGGCGCGTTGCTTTTTGCCGTTTTCTTCGCCCCCGTGCTGGCCTCATTCCGCCGGGGAAAATCCGCACCGGGCACCGGGGATACACTTGTTGTGAAATGGGCCCGCCGGGGTTACTCTGGCGCGCTGCCGCTGGTTCTGAAGCGTCCCTGGGTTGTACTGGCTTGCGCAGGCGTGCTGCTCGGCATTACGGTCATCCTTCTTCCGTCGGTCGGCGGAGAATTCATGCCGAAACTCGAAGAGGGAAACCTCTGGATCCGGGCCACGCTTCCTCAAGATGTTTCCTTCGAATACGGGGCCAAAATGGCGAACCAGATTCGAACCATCCTGATGAGTTTTCCCGAGGTCATGAACGCTGTGTCGCAGGAAGGACGGCCCAATGATGGCACGGACGTCACCACATTCAACAATCTGGAGTTTTACGTTCCCCTCAAGCCGGAAAGCCAGTGGCCGCACGGCGTGGGTAAGCCGGCACTGATCCGTCAAGTCAACGAACGGTTAAGCAGTATTCCAGGCGTGGTCTTTAATTTTTCTCAGAACATCGAGGACAATGTTGAAGAGGCAATGTCCGGCGTTAAAGGTGAAAATTCTCTTAAGCTCTTTGGCAACGATATTCAAATCCTCGCTGCGAAAGCTCAGGAAATCCGGGACATCATGGCCAAGGTTCGCGGCGTCACCGATCTGGCTGTGCTTCCGGAGTTGGGGCAGCCGGATCTCGTCATACGGATCGACCGTACGGCGTGCGCCCGTTACGGGCTAATGGCTTCCGACGTTAACGCGGTGGTGCAGGCGGCAATTGGCGGCCAGTCGGTGACTCAAATTCTCGAAGGCGATCAGCGGTTTGATTTCGTTGTCAGGTTCCTTCCGCAATTCCGCCAGAATCCTGAAGTCATCCGGCAAATCCTTTTGCCTACGGCAGACGGCGGGCGTGTCCCGCTTGGGCAAGTCGCGTATGTGGGGCTCCGCGAGGGGGCCTTCATGATTTACCGCGAAAATGGCCAGCGATACGTTCCCATCAAATTTAGTATTCGCGGTCGCGCCCTCACTGATGCCATGGGCGATTTGCAGCAGCAGTTGAAAAAGGCACATCTGCCCCAAGGCTACCATTATGAGTGGGCAGGCGAGTACCAGAGCCTGAAGACGGAGCAGCACCGACTGGCGATCATTGTCCCAATCAGCCTGCTTTTGATTCTCGCTCTTCTCTATGCGCTCTTCAATTCCTGGTGTGATGCGCTGATTGTTATGGTCATCCTGCCCTTTGGGGCGATTGGCGGAGTTTTCAGCCTGCTGTTCACCCACACACCTTTCAGTGTCTCTGCAGCGGTGGGCTTCACCTCGGCGCTTGGCGTTGGAACGCTCGGCGGATGCGTTTTCCTCTCGGGAATCCGGCTCGCGGTGAAATCCGGTGGTTTATCCCCGGATGCCATCTTTAAGGGTGCTTTAACAGAAATGCGCCCAATCCTGATGGCCTGCCTGGCAGCAGGATTGGGCCTGCTGCCTGCCGCAATTTCCAGCGGGATTGGAGCACAGGCGCAGCAGCCTCTGGCCCGAGTCGTCGTTGGCGCCATGATCACCACAACGCTCGCCATCCTGCTTCTAATACCAGTGCTCGTAAGCCTCACGGGCTCTTTCTCCCCTGGGGAATTTGCGAAGAACGACTGA
- a CDS encoding peptide-N(4)-(N-acetyl-beta-glucosaminyl)asparagine amidase codes for MDSSGCSCPIEMNSQSEGKRSLCTDIYEGLRNSSSLQSPQKGAYRMFQSSYGRLAVMWLTATVIILPLGRALYAHSKPSIGSQNVSIADPALPVPATKPCTVQLFPREDFGPAGENTRMDSVPHTFNYQPPAKCSGRWAKVLLQADFSVDPGHQYDRTASIWLDGVSIYFGTTQEPSPDLGPSWRIERDLTDYSSLLRSPGQGSALINNWIDTTRTSVIHASARILFYPADKTHPAPRTPDAVYALNSTNEPSNLQTGDDQLERKIKFPRNTERIYLDEFAQSQFHDEFWYTCLPDKYIQETMAFAMRRGYQGAPRRPRACSGGSYREVEVLVDGQPAGLAPIFPWVYTGGIDPYLWRPTPGVQTLNFIPYRLDLTPFAGLVSDGEEHSIAVRVLGSNHYFSVGAALLVYRDAKSEHTGGAVTRNTLKGASLEPAITSTLGPDPSKVNGNVATRADQSYMIEGYVNTAAGRIETRVEQSLIFNNNQMFSVVDAQSTRHVTEQSGRVSSSTTSIDSGSTRRAFTRSLNYSLNSNVLRRSASGHSRSQTVHLHQTYNKRIEQQEGGLAPYTAGVDNTRDATDEVNFNFNAGHVGLSGNRNQTSSQTFSFTDSLGDCYKAELEAKGGRVTTFTEGNGCSSKPMRWFVHPTGAPDSLGWRKNVKN; via the coding sequence ATGGACAGCTCCGGCTGCAGTTGTCCAATCGAAATGAATTCACAGTCTGAGGGCAAACGTTCTCTTTGTACAGATATTTACGAAGGCCTGCGGAACAGTAGCTCTCTGCAGTCACCGCAGAAGGGAGCTTATCGCATGTTTCAGAGTTCTTATGGCAGGCTGGCCGTCATGTGGCTGACCGCTACGGTAATCATTTTGCCTCTGGGCCGCGCACTTTATGCTCATAGCAAGCCCTCCATCGGCTCGCAGAATGTTTCAATCGCTGATCCGGCTCTCCCAGTGCCGGCTACCAAACCCTGCACCGTGCAGTTGTTCCCCAGAGAAGATTTCGGGCCGGCCGGCGAGAACACGCGCATGGATTCTGTGCCGCACACGTTCAATTATCAGCCTCCTGCAAAATGCAGCGGGCGATGGGCCAAGGTATTGCTTCAGGCAGATTTCTCTGTTGACCCGGGCCACCAGTATGACCGGACAGCCTCGATCTGGCTCGACGGCGTCAGCATCTACTTCGGCACCACGCAGGAACCTTCGCCCGACCTGGGGCCCAGTTGGCGGATCGAGCGCGACCTTACAGACTATTCCAGCCTGCTACGCTCGCCCGGCCAGGGCTCGGCGCTTATCAACAACTGGATTGATACCACGCGGACGAGCGTTATCCACGCTAGCGCGCGGATCCTGTTCTATCCTGCCGACAAAACTCATCCCGCGCCCCGCACGCCTGATGCCGTCTACGCGCTGAATTCAACAAACGAACCGTCAAACCTGCAAACCGGCGACGACCAGCTCGAGCGCAAGATCAAATTTCCGCGCAACACTGAGCGAATCTACCTGGACGAGTTTGCGCAAAGCCAATTTCATGACGAGTTCTGGTACACCTGCCTGCCCGACAAATACATTCAGGAAACCATGGCCTTCGCCATGCGGCGGGGTTACCAGGGCGCGCCCAGGCGTCCGCGCGCCTGTAGTGGCGGCAGCTACCGGGAGGTTGAAGTGCTGGTGGACGGCCAACCAGCGGGGCTCGCACCGATTTTCCCGTGGGTTTATACGGGCGGCATCGATCCGTATTTGTGGCGGCCCACCCCTGGAGTGCAGACCCTGAACTTCATTCCCTATCGGCTCGACCTTACCCCATTCGCCGGCCTGGTGAGCGACGGCGAGGAGCATTCAATCGCGGTGCGCGTACTGGGATCGAACCACTACTTTTCGGTGGGCGCGGCACTGCTGGTCTATCGCGACGCAAAGTCCGAGCACACCGGAGGCGCCGTCACTCGCAACACGCTGAAGGGCGCGTCGCTTGAGCCTGCTATTACCAGCACGCTGGGCCCCGACCCCAGCAAGGTGAATGGCAACGTGGCAACGCGGGCGGACCAGAGTTACATGATTGAAGGTTACGTCAACACGGCTGCAGGACGAATTGAAACCCGCGTGGAGCAAAGCCTCATCTTTAATAACAACCAGATGTTCTCCGTCGTTGATGCGCAGTCCACACGGCACGTCACGGAGCAGTCGGGCCGCGTCTCGAGCTCGACCACCAGCATCGACTCGGGTTCCACCCGGCGAGCGTTTACGCGATCGCTTAACTACTCGCTCAACTCGAACGTGCTGCGCCGTTCCGCCTCCGGCCACAGCCGCAGCCAGACGGTCCATCTTCACCAGACTTACAACAAGCGCATCGAGCAGCAGGAGGGCGGACTCGCGCCCTACACAGCCGGCGTGGACAACACGCGCGACGCGACGGATGAGGTGAACTTTAATTTCAACGCTGGACATGTTGGGCTTTCCGGCAATCGGAACCAGACCAGCTCCCAGACCTTTTCCTTCACTGATTCGCTGGGCGACTGCTATAAAGCAGAACTCGAAGCGAAAGGCGGCCGGGTCACAACCTTTACCGAAGGCAATGGTTGCAGCTCGAAACCGATGCGCTGGTTCGTTCACCCCACCGGAGCGCCCGACAGCCTGGGCTGGCGGAAGAATGTGAAGAACTAG
- a CDS encoding CocE/NonD family hydrolase translates to MAARSFRTVIALLFAAIFIACALPLPLASAAGDERDVHQIFTKMDVMIPMRDGMRLHTEIYAPRDTAMPLPFIFERTPYGLNDDDQGYSRKLSGYEDLIREGYIFVFQDIRGRYKSEGKFVMMRPPRDRSDPNAIDESTDTYDTIDWLLKHVPNNNGRVGILGISYGGWLTAMALIDPHPALKAVSEQASPADMFLGDDFHHNGAFRLSYGFFYAAMMETGKTNFHFNFDRHDVYEWYLLNLGPLSNANAKYLHDAIPTWNDYVAHPNYDAFWQKQSVIPYVAKLKLTVPNLNVTGWWDQEDFYGAVTIYEALEKHDTNHLNFLVAGPWNHGGWSNGAGRTLGPIDFDSDTSQYFREKVEAPWFAHWLKDKGPLPFKEALTFQTGSNQWQAYDQWPPRQNITSRKLYVHAGRGLSFDPPDAGDEKPGYDSYISDPANPVPYRARPMDPTYPCGDWCTWLLQDQRFASYRPDTLTWESKPLTEDVSVAGDIVAHLYVSTTGSDSDYVAKLIDVYPEDYPKDPKLGGYQLMIANDVFRARFRNSFVHPEPMKPNHVTPITIDLHTNNHRFMKGHRIMVQVESTWFPVIDRNPQTWVPNIFKVTAADFQKATERVYHTSRYPTHIVVPVAGP, encoded by the coding sequence ATGGCTGCAAGATCATTCCGGACTGTGATTGCTCTGCTCTTTGCCGCGATCTTTATTGCTTGTGCCCTGCCATTGCCCCTGGCCAGCGCCGCTGGAGATGAGCGGGATGTCCACCAGATTTTCACCAAAATGGATGTGATGATTCCCATGCGCGACGGCATGCGCCTGCACACGGAAATCTACGCCCCTAGAGACACTGCGATGCCTCTTCCATTCATATTTGAGCGCACGCCTTACGGCCTGAATGACGATGACCAGGGATACAGCCGAAAACTGAGCGGTTATGAGGACCTCATCCGCGAAGGCTACATCTTTGTGTTCCAGGACATTCGCGGGCGGTACAAATCCGAGGGGAAATTCGTAATGATGCGCCCTCCGCGCGACCGTAGCGATCCCAACGCGATTGACGAAAGCACGGACACCTACGACACGATCGACTGGCTGCTGAAACACGTGCCCAATAACAATGGGCGCGTGGGCATTCTGGGCATCTCCTACGGCGGATGGCTCACCGCCATGGCGCTGATTGACCCGCACCCGGCGCTCAAGGCCGTCTCCGAACAGGCTTCGCCCGCCGACATGTTCCTGGGCGACGACTTCCACCACAACGGGGCGTTCCGGTTAAGCTACGGGTTCTTCTACGCCGCCATGATGGAAACGGGGAAGACCAACTTCCATTTCAACTTTGATCGCCACGATGTCTACGAGTGGTATCTGCTGAATCTCGGTCCTCTTTCGAACGCCAATGCCAAATACCTCCACGACGCGATCCCAACATGGAACGACTACGTCGCGCATCCCAATTACGACGCGTTCTGGCAGAAGCAGTCCGTAATACCTTATGTCGCGAAGCTTAAGCTGACGGTCCCAAATCTGAACGTGACCGGCTGGTGGGACCAGGAAGATTTCTACGGCGCTGTCACCATTTATGAGGCACTCGAGAAGCACGACACAAACCACCTGAATTTTCTGGTGGCAGGCCCCTGGAACCATGGTGGCTGGTCCAATGGCGCTGGGCGGACGCTGGGTCCCATTGATTTTGACAGCGACACCAGCCAGTACTTCCGTGAGAAAGTGGAGGCCCCGTGGTTCGCGCACTGGCTGAAGGACAAAGGTCCCCTGCCTTTCAAAGAGGCGCTGACTTTTCAGACCGGTTCCAACCAGTGGCAGGCCTACGACCAATGGCCGCCCAGGCAAAACATCACCAGCCGCAAACTGTACGTCCACGCAGGGAGAGGTTTGTCTTTTGATCCGCCGGATGCCGGGGATGAAAAACCAGGTTACGACAGCTACATCTCCGATCCTGCGAATCCGGTCCCCTATCGTGCCCGTCCGATGGACCCCACTTACCCCTGCGGCGACTGGTGCACCTGGCTGTTGCAAGACCAGCGGTTTGCAAGCTACCGTCCTGACACGCTCACCTGGGAGAGCAAACCGCTCACGGAAGACGTTTCCGTCGCGGGAGACATTGTGGCTCACTTGTACGTCTCCACCACGGGCTCCGACAGCGACTACGTCGCGAAGCTGATCGATGTCTATCCTGAAGACTATCCGAAGGATCCTAAGCTGGGCGGGTATCAACTGATGATCGCCAATGACGTCTTCCGGGCGCGCTTCCGTAACAGCTTTGTCCACCCGGAACCCATGAAGCCCAACCATGTGACGCCCATTACCATCGATCTCCACACCAACAACCACCGCTTTATGAAAGGCCACCGCATCATGGTGCAGGTGGAGAGCACCTGGTTCCCGGTGATCGACCGGAACCCTCAGACCTGGGTCCCCAATATCTTCAAGGTCACTGCGGCTGATTTCCAGAAAGCCACCGAGCGCGTCTACCACACCAGCCGCTACCCGACTCACATTGTTGTTCCGGTGGCTGGGCCGTGA